A genomic region of Xiphophorus couchianus chromosome 18, X_couchianus-1.0, whole genome shotgun sequence contains the following coding sequences:
- the c18h3orf33 gene encoding protein C3orf33 homolog isoform X2, with product MPETSRETETVERGRDRQQRDQEHQTSRNVVSVISQLADDNLTLVRNLSTGLAVAGVIVIARSIRVITKFQAASEIPVRFIEGNVSLRGKVRSITERGIEVEHVPIYLPIISPLLSKHRDASTSPLLVRLAGVELTPEGKTWLQKNLVPPQTVWLKLISREDNMLHCLVSQSRQGLMWSYCMNEELLRLGLARSAPIAGLPPGSPLYWRLHKRLHRAEISGPGAK from the exons ATGCCGGAGACTTCCAGAGAAACAGAAACCgtggagagagggagggacAGACAACAAAGAGACCAAGAACACCAGACATCTCGCAACGTAGTGTCAGTGATCTCTCAGTTAGCGGACGACAATTTGACTCTTGTGCGG AACCTTAGCACTGGTCTGGCTGTTGCCGGTGTGATTGTAATCGCAAGGAGCATCAGAGTG ATCACGAAATTTCAAGCCGCTTCTGAGATCCCAGTCCGTTTCATTGAGGGGAACGTCAGCCTTCGAGGAAAAGTTCGTTCCATCACAGAGAGAGGAATAGAAGTGGAGCACGTCCCAATTTATCTGCCAATCATCTCTCCGTTACTGTCAAAGCACCGGG ACGCGTCGACATCTCCACTGCTGGTGCGTCTGGCTGGAGTGGAGCTGACGCCGGAGGGAAAGACGTGGCTGCAGAAGAACCTGGTTCCTCCTCAAACAGTTTGGCTGAAACTCATCAGCCGAGAGGACAACATGCTGCACTGTCTGGTGTCCCAGAGCCGG CAGGGGTTGATGTGGAGCTACTGCATGAACGAGGAGCTCCTCAGGCTCGGCCTGGCCCGCAGCGCTCCCATCGCGGGGCTCCCGCCGGGCTCTCCCCTCTACTGGCGCCTGCACAAACGGCTGCACAGGGCAGAG ATTTCAGGTCCTGGTGCGAAATGA
- the c18h3orf33 gene encoding protein C3orf33 homolog isoform X1 has product MPETSRETETVERGRDRQQRDQEHQTSRNVVSVISQLADDNLTLVRNLSTGLAVAGVIVIARSIRVITKFQAASEIPVRFIEGNVSLRGKVRSITERGIEVEHVPIYLPIISPLLSKHRDASTSPLLVRLAGVELTPEGKTWLQKNLVPPQTVWLKLISREDNMLHCLVSQSRGLMWSYCMNEELLRLGLARSAPIAGLPPGSPLYWRLHKRLHRAEVKAEKKGRGLWKKEGLWERASKALKDNPLLRLMGRIFRRTRAE; this is encoded by the exons ATGCCGGAGACTTCCAGAGAAACAGAAACCgtggagagagggagggacAGACAACAAAGAGACCAAGAACACCAGACATCTCGCAACGTAGTGTCAGTGATCTCTCAGTTAGCGGACGACAATTTGACTCTTGTGCGG AACCTTAGCACTGGTCTGGCTGTTGCCGGTGTGATTGTAATCGCAAGGAGCATCAGAGTG ATCACGAAATTTCAAGCCGCTTCTGAGATCCCAGTCCGTTTCATTGAGGGGAACGTCAGCCTTCGAGGAAAAGTTCGTTCCATCACAGAGAGAGGAATAGAAGTGGAGCACGTCCCAATTTATCTGCCAATCATCTCTCCGTTACTGTCAAAGCACCGGG ACGCGTCGACATCTCCACTGCTGGTGCGTCTGGCTGGAGTGGAGCTGACGCCGGAGGGAAAGACGTGGCTGCAGAAGAACCTGGTTCCTCCTCAAACAGTTTGGCTGAAACTCATCAGCCGAGAGGACAACATGCTGCACTGTCTGGTGTCCCAGAGCCGG GGGTTGATGTGGAGCTACTGCATGAACGAGGAGCTCCTCAGGCTCGGCCTGGCCCGCAGCGCTCCCATCGCGGGGCTCCCGCCGGGCTCTCCCCTCTACTGGCGCCTGCACAAACGGCTGCACAGGGCAGAGGTGAAAGCGGAGAAGAAGGGTCGGGGTCTGTGGAAGAAGGAGGGCTTGTGGGAGAGGGCGTCCAAAGCCCTCAAAGACAATCCGTTGCTCAGACTGATGGGGAGGATCTTTAGAAGGACTCGCGCTGAGTGA